Proteins found in one Maridesulfovibrio sp. genomic segment:
- a CDS encoding sigma-54-dependent Fis family transcriptional regulator, producing MHLLIRDGDSFEISPQQDKPSRPVKHNFSCSSPKRKPQTDYSRWKKFVEGKKVDLQNLDDSIVDSWNRCRNMAVDHTPRSCWDFLPMSQLEPYTSTLEKVCTNVEQTAYEAIRGKKLLITFTNAKGRVIRTCGDLEVLRQADHLNFGPGANWAEECVGTNAIGTALKIGRPMQVFGEEHFCRSHHNWSCTAAPIVDPHGSIWGCFDISGPIESDHSKNLELVLQATRSLEQRLCRLYCSELEGHLGTMFSSMFNSVMTGVLSLDRNGIILSANAAAETLLGNPWESLRGRCAADFFDYKAFSAKLKRTSLQEPVTMHCHANPHLFARGLTVYSLIGSRLDTIVTICETQPSHHTPAAPHRVSSNNNYAESTPEGFEHILHSSNCMSQVIRQAARASRTPSTILLFGESGTGKELFAKGIHQSGPRADKPFVAMNCGAFSEELIQSELFGYRGGSFTGASKTGREGKFQKADKGVLFLDEISEMPLSQQVKLLRVLEERAVVPIGGTTPQPVDVKIIAATNKDLLQQVKKGLFREDLFYRLNVVGINIPSLRERGNDVVQLAKYHLERMCEDFGINCNGMTEDVQQTLMLHDWPGNVRELVNCIEFAVNNMSDVWLEKRHLPPYLLEKAKGGKAICGTCQGADFALKQMEANTIRQALDYHKGNISKTAKALGIGRNTLYAKLDRHNIQL from the coding sequence ATGCATTTACTCATAAGAGATGGTGACAGCTTTGAAATCAGCCCACAGCAAGATAAACCGTCCAGGCCTGTCAAACACAACTTTTCTTGCTCAAGCCCCAAGCGGAAGCCACAGACAGACTATTCACGATGGAAAAAATTTGTCGAAGGTAAAAAAGTAGACCTGCAGAACCTTGATGATTCCATTGTTGATTCCTGGAACAGATGTAGAAATATGGCTGTAGATCACACCCCGCGCAGTTGCTGGGATTTTTTACCCATGTCCCAGTTGGAGCCCTACACTTCCACACTTGAAAAAGTCTGCACAAATGTTGAGCAAACCGCCTATGAGGCTATCCGGGGCAAAAAACTTCTTATTACTTTCACCAATGCCAAGGGTCGGGTGATCCGAACATGCGGAGATCTTGAAGTCCTGAGGCAGGCTGATCATCTTAATTTCGGCCCCGGAGCCAACTGGGCTGAGGAATGCGTAGGGACCAATGCCATAGGCACAGCCCTAAAAATAGGCCGTCCTATGCAGGTTTTCGGAGAAGAACATTTTTGCCGCAGTCACCACAACTGGAGCTGTACTGCTGCCCCCATTGTTGATCCTCACGGCAGTATATGGGGATGCTTTGATATTTCTGGACCGATAGAATCGGACCACAGCAAAAACCTTGAACTTGTCCTGCAGGCGACACGATCTTTAGAGCAAAGATTGTGTCGCCTTTATTGTTCCGAGCTTGAAGGACATCTGGGGACAATGTTCTCGTCTATGTTCAATTCTGTCATGACCGGAGTTCTTTCTCTGGACAGAAATGGAATAATTCTGAGTGCCAATGCTGCTGCTGAAACTTTGCTGGGTAACCCGTGGGAATCATTGAGGGGCAGGTGTGCAGCTGATTTCTTTGATTATAAAGCATTCAGTGCCAAACTGAAGCGGACTTCTCTACAAGAACCGGTAACCATGCATTGCCATGCCAACCCGCATCTCTTTGCCCGTGGGCTGACCGTATACAGCCTGATCGGTTCCCGCCTTGATACTATTGTCACCATTTGCGAAACCCAGCCTTCCCATCATACACCCGCCGCGCCCCATCGAGTAAGTTCAAATAATAACTATGCGGAGAGCACACCTGAAGGGTTTGAGCATATTCTTCATTCCAGCAACTGCATGAGTCAGGTTATTCGTCAGGCTGCGAGGGCATCAAGAACTCCTTCCACTATTCTATTGTTCGGAGAATCCGGTACAGGCAAGGAATTGTTTGCAAAGGGAATTCACCAATCAGGACCCCGAGCTGATAAACCTTTTGTCGCCATGAACTGTGGGGCTTTTTCCGAGGAGCTTATCCAGAGTGAACTTTTCGGCTACCGAGGCGGTTCTTTTACCGGTGCATCAAAGACGGGACGGGAAGGCAAATTCCAAAAAGCTGATAAGGGAGTGTTGTTTCTGGATGAAATTTCGGAAATGCCTCTTTCACAACAGGTAAAACTGCTGAGAGTTCTTGAGGAAAGGGCTGTAGTTCCGATTGGGGGAACAACTCCCCAGCCTGTTGATGTTAAAATAATTGCCGCTACCAATAAGGACTTACTGCAACAGGTCAAAAAAGGATTATTTCGCGAGGATCTCTTTTATAGGCTTAATGTGGTGGGAATAAATATTCCTTCACTACGGGAGCGCGGGAACGATGTAGTTCAGCTTGCTAAATACCATTTGGAACGTATGTGTGAAGACTTCGGTATCAACTGTAATGGTATGACTGAGGATGTTCAGCAGACCCTCATGCTGCATGACTGGCCCGGAAACGTCCGGGAATTGGTTAATTGTATTGAGTTTGCAGTGAATAATATGTCTGATGTATGGCTTGAGAAACGGCACTTGCCGCCATATCTCCTTGAAAAGGCAAAAGGCGGCAAAGCAATCTGCGGAACGTGCCAAGGGGCGGATTTCGCGCTTAAGCAGATGGAGGCAAACACTATACGGCAGGCACTCGACTACCATAAGGGTAATATCAGCAAAACAGCTAAGGCCTTGGGAATTGGGCGAAATACACTTTATGCTAAACTGGATCGCCACAATATACAGCTGTGA
- a CDS encoding site-specific integrase translates to MAKDKRKWVTSAKFSGVRWYQHATRKHGVKFDKCFGLRYAAAGRRFQPTLGWASEGWTEQKAAIELSKLKEAYKTGKGDFSLSEKRKKNQEKYLQEQEKQKTEEKESITFSDFWVHSYWPAQSHKAVGSLGAESALYKKWVSPKIGKTQLIKLEARDIEKVSSTMFAKKKSVASVHYALAVISQVWNLAKRDGLVTGDSPTKKVKLPKKDNRRTRFLTKDEASRLFKELRERSPETHDMAILALYCGLRFGEIASLTWQDIDFENEDIYIRDPKTLVNRKAFFIKPVREMLERRALEPHSNSERLFNTVDGGKLARVSKTYGRIVAEMFNEGIDDSRQKMCFHNLRHTFASWHVQLGTDLYTVKELMGHSNFKMTQRYAHLAPDGLRKAVKVLED, encoded by the coding sequence ATGGCGAAGGATAAAAGAAAGTGGGTTACTTCAGCAAAATTTTCTGGTGTGCGGTGGTACCAGCATGCAACTCGAAAGCATGGGGTTAAATTTGATAAGTGCTTTGGTTTACGCTATGCGGCGGCTGGTAGAAGATTTCAGCCAACCCTTGGATGGGCTAGTGAAGGATGGACTGAGCAGAAAGCAGCCATAGAACTTTCAAAGCTCAAGGAAGCTTACAAAACGGGAAAAGGAGACTTCTCACTTTCAGAAAAAAGAAAGAAAAATCAGGAAAAATATCTGCAGGAACAAGAAAAACAAAAAACAGAAGAGAAAGAGTCCATCACCTTCTCCGATTTTTGGGTGCATAGCTACTGGCCAGCACAAAGCCACAAAGCTGTCGGGTCCCTCGGGGCAGAATCGGCTCTATATAAAAAATGGGTATCCCCAAAAATCGGTAAGACTCAACTCATCAAACTTGAAGCACGAGACATAGAAAAAGTGTCATCCACTATGTTTGCGAAGAAGAAAAGCGTAGCTTCTGTCCACTATGCATTAGCTGTTATATCGCAAGTTTGGAATCTGGCAAAACGCGATGGACTTGTTACTGGAGATTCCCCCACTAAAAAGGTCAAACTCCCTAAAAAAGACAATCGGCGCACCCGCTTCTTGACAAAAGATGAAGCATCCAGACTTTTCAAAGAACTGAGAGAAAGATCCCCCGAAACACATGACATGGCTATTCTAGCTTTATACTGCGGTTTGCGATTCGGAGAGATCGCATCCCTTACATGGCAGGACATCGATTTCGAGAATGAAGATATTTATATCCGAGATCCAAAGACCCTAGTAAACAGGAAGGCTTTTTTCATTAAGCCTGTACGCGAAATGCTAGAACGAAGAGCTTTAGAGCCCCATTCAAATTCAGAGAGGCTATTCAATACAGTTGATGGAGGCAAACTTGCACGAGTTTCTAAAACATATGGCAGGATCGTTGCGGAGATGTTCAACGAGGGCATAGACGACTCAAGACAAAAAATGTGCTTTCATAATCTACGCCATACATTTGCATCGTGGCATGTCCAACTAGGAACTGACTTGTACACTGTAAAAGAGCTTATGGGACATAGTAATTTCAAAATGACTCAACGCTATGCACACCTCGCCCCTGACGGACTTAGGAAGGCTGTTAAGGTTTTGGAGGATTAA
- a CDS encoding 2-oxo acid dehydrogenase subunit E2 produces the protein MAQEVIMPKWGLTMKEGKLARWLKAEGDSVEAGEALFEVETDKITNSVEAPVSGVLAQIIVPEGEVAEVQAVLAIIAAPGETPEKVSATTASSGEAATQAEEDKPAEAGVTQDAPGKGEFVKAMPAARKLAKDLQIDLATVTGTGRNGSVTMKDVQATADAPFKDINASPKAIEFARKKGVDLSQVTGTGDGGKITKADILRAMNPAVEQPAQASPAVPQDTIIPMEGVRKLIADNMQASLNNAAQLSVFVELDVTEMVRLRATLLERNKRNKEYRISYNDIISYATCRALKRHPIMNSTIQDDGIHQHDYVNLGIAVAIPNGLIVPNVKMADSCTLEELKEKVRDVAGRARKGGLEMDEISGGTFTISNVSMLGVDGFTPILNPPETGILGIGRIVEKPAVKDGEIQIRHMMTLSLTFNHMTTDGAPAMSFLRELGDMLENPGLMIV, from the coding sequence ATGGCTCAAGAAGTGATTATGCCCAAATGGGGCTTAACCATGAAAGAAGGCAAACTTGCCCGATGGCTCAAAGCCGAAGGAGACTCGGTGGAAGCCGGTGAAGCTCTCTTTGAGGTGGAGACCGACAAAATCACCAACTCGGTGGAAGCTCCGGTCAGCGGTGTTCTTGCCCAGATCATCGTACCGGAAGGGGAGGTTGCTGAAGTTCAGGCCGTACTGGCAATCATTGCTGCTCCGGGTGAAACACCTGAAAAAGTTTCCGCAACTACTGCAAGCTCCGGAGAAGCTGCTACTCAGGCGGAAGAAGATAAACCTGCGGAAGCCGGTGTAACTCAGGATGCTCCTGGTAAAGGAGAATTCGTCAAAGCCATGCCTGCTGCCCGCAAGCTGGCTAAAGACTTGCAGATTGATCTAGCTACTGTCACCGGAACAGGCCGTAACGGTTCAGTTACCATGAAAGATGTACAGGCTACAGCCGATGCTCCTTTCAAGGATATCAACGCCAGCCCGAAAGCTATCGAATTCGCCCGCAAGAAGGGTGTGGATCTCAGTCAGGTGACCGGAACCGGTGATGGCGGCAAAATAACCAAGGCCGACATTCTGCGGGCCATGAATCCGGCAGTTGAGCAACCAGCTCAGGCATCTCCGGCAGTTCCTCAGGATACAATCATCCCAATGGAAGGTGTACGCAAGCTTATCGCGGACAACATGCAGGCCAGCCTGAACAATGCGGCTCAGCTTTCTGTTTTTGTGGAGCTTGATGTAACTGAAATGGTCCGGTTGCGTGCGACCCTGCTTGAGAGGAATAAACGTAACAAAGAATACCGTATTTCATACAATGACATCATTTCCTATGCAACCTGCCGTGCTCTTAAACGTCATCCCATCATGAATTCAACCATTCAGGATGACGGTATCCATCAGCACGACTATGTCAATCTCGGCATAGCAGTGGCTATTCCAAACGGGTTAATCGTTCCCAACGTTAAAATGGCCGATTCCTGCACCCTGGAAGAGCTTAAAGAGAAAGTCCGTGATGTCGCCGGACGTGCCCGTAAAGGCGGTCTGGAAATGGATGAAATTTCCGGTGGCACATTTACTATCAGTAACGTCAGCATGCTCGGTGTGGACGGTTTTACCCCCATTCTCAATCCGCCGGAAACCGGAATTTTGGGAATCGGTCGGATCGTTGAAAAACCGGCTGTGAAAGACGGCGAAATCCAGATCAGACATATGATGACCCTTTCCCTGACTTTCAACCATATGACCACGGACGGTGCTCCGGCCATGTCTTTCCTGCGCGAGCTTGGTGACATGCTGGAAAATCCCGGCCTGATGATCGTGTAG